One Indicator indicator isolate 239-I01 chromosome 9, UM_Iind_1.1, whole genome shotgun sequence genomic window carries:
- the SLC1A4 gene encoding neutral amino acid transporter A, which produces MNILGLVLFALVLGVALKKLGQEGEDLIRFFNSFNEATMVLVSWIMCSATLPSMIKCIEENNGVDKRISRFILPIGATVNMDGAAIFQCMAAVFIAQLNNVDLNPGQIFTILVTATASSVGAAGVPAGGVLTIAIILEAIGLPTNDLSLILAVDWIVDRTTTVVNVEGDALGAGILNYLNEKANKEKEQELKEVNVEAVANSKSEGETSPLVTHKNPVSNSSSTADPESKESVL; this is translated from the exons ATGAATATCCTGGGACTGGTGCTGTTCGCTCTGGTTTTAGGAGTGGCTCTGAAAAAGCTTGGCCAGGAAGGGGAAGATCTGATCCGCTTCTTTAATTCATTCAACGAAGCAACTATGGTCTTGGTTTCCTGGATTATGTG ctcagccactctgccctcGATGATCAAGTGCATCGAGGAGAACAACGGAGTGGACAAGAGGATCAGCAGGTTCATCCTTCCCATCGGGGCCACGGTCAACATGGACGGAGCTGCAATTTTTCAGTGCATGGCAGCTGTGTTCATTGCTCAGCTCAACAACGTTGACCTCAACCCTGGGCAAATCTTCACAATTCT GGTGACAGCTACTGCATCCAGTGTGGGGGCAGCTGGGGTCCCAGCTGGAGGAGTCCTCACCATTGCTATCATCTTGGAGGCCATTGGACTTCCCACCAACGACCTCTCCTTGATATTAGCAGTGGACTGGATTGT GGACCGAACCACCACGGTTGTGAATGTGGAAGGGGATGCCCTAGGAGCAGGCATCCTGAACTACCTgaatgaaaaagcaaacaaagagaaagagcaggagctgaaagAAGTCAATGTAGAAGCAGTTGCTAACAGCAAGTCTGAAGGGGAAACGTCACCTTTGGTAACCCACAAAAACCCAGTGTCCAACTCGAGCAGTACAGCAGACCCTGAGTCCAAGGAATCAGTGTTGTGA